In Microbacterium pumilum, the following proteins share a genomic window:
- a CDS encoding excinuclease ABC subunit UvrA produces MPVIRQAHQPEAHIADSHEMIRVVGARENNLKNVDVDIPKRRLTVFTGVSGSGKSSLVFATIANESQRLINETYPTFVQQFMGQLNRPEVDALENVSPAIIVDQERMGANSRSTVGTATDAQAMLRILFSRLGQPHVGSPQAFSFNIPSVSGAGAVTFEKGGKKVKERRSFEITGGMCPRCEGLGEATDVDLDELFDRTKSLAEGALTIPGYNVDGWMVKGFTESGFVDPNKPIQDYSEQEMQDFLYKEPTKVKIQTINMTYEGLIPKITKSFMQKDRDSLQPHIRAFVDRAVKFTACPDCGGSRLNEGARSSKIKGVNIADAAAMQITDLADWLATVDDPEVAPLMAGLRATIDSFVDIGLGYLSLDRSSGTLSGGEAQRTKMIRHLGSALTDISYVFDEPTAGLHPHDIQRMNALLKLLRDKGNTVLVVEHKPEVIEIADHIVDLGPGAGRAGGEIQYTGDVAGLRASGTITGRHLGDRARLKESTRAAKGALEIRGATQHNLKSVDVDIPLGILTVVTGVAGSGKSSLIHGNVPSFDDVVVVDQAPIKGSRRSSPATYTGILDAIRAAFAKANGVKPALFSANSEGACPACRGLGVIITTLGFTQTVETLCELCDGSGFSDEVLEYLLDGKNIAEVLAMSAAEAAEFFTKGPAHTTLLRMIDVGLGYITLGQALNTLSGGERQRLKLAISMAKKGAIYVLDEPTTGLHLADVDNMLRMLDRLVAAGNSVIVIEHHQAVMAHADWIIDIGPGAGHDGGEIVFEGTPSDLVAEGKTLTAQHLKEYVAPGR; encoded by the coding sequence ATGCCCGTGATTCGACAAGCTCATCAACCGGAGGCGCACATCGCCGACTCGCACGAGATGATCCGGGTCGTCGGAGCTCGCGAGAACAATCTCAAGAACGTGGATGTCGACATCCCGAAGCGCCGGCTCACGGTGTTCACCGGCGTGAGCGGCTCGGGAAAGTCGTCCCTCGTCTTCGCGACGATCGCGAACGAGTCGCAGCGGCTCATCAATGAGACCTACCCGACGTTCGTGCAGCAGTTCATGGGTCAGCTCAACCGGCCCGAGGTCGACGCGCTCGAGAACGTCAGCCCCGCGATCATCGTCGACCAGGAGCGGATGGGCGCCAATTCCCGCTCGACGGTCGGAACCGCCACCGATGCGCAGGCCATGCTGCGCATCCTCTTCAGCCGCCTCGGCCAGCCGCACGTCGGGTCGCCGCAGGCGTTCTCGTTCAACATCCCCTCGGTGTCGGGCGCCGGCGCCGTGACCTTCGAGAAGGGCGGCAAGAAGGTCAAGGAGCGCCGCTCCTTCGAGATCACGGGCGGCATGTGCCCGCGCTGCGAGGGCCTCGGCGAGGCGACCGACGTCGACCTCGACGAGCTGTTCGACCGCACCAAGTCGCTCGCCGAGGGCGCGCTCACCATCCCGGGCTACAACGTGGACGGCTGGATGGTGAAGGGGTTCACCGAGTCGGGCTTCGTCGATCCCAACAAGCCCATCCAGGACTACTCCGAGCAGGAGATGCAGGACTTCCTCTACAAGGAGCCCACCAAGGTCAAGATCCAGACCATCAACATGACCTACGAGGGGCTGATCCCGAAGATCACGAAGAGCTTCATGCAGAAGGACCGCGACTCGCTGCAACCCCACATCCGCGCGTTCGTCGACCGGGCCGTGAAGTTCACGGCCTGCCCCGACTGCGGCGGCTCGCGGCTGAACGAGGGTGCGCGCTCCTCGAAGATCAAAGGCGTCAACATCGCGGATGCCGCGGCCATGCAGATCACGGATCTCGCGGACTGGCTCGCGACCGTCGACGACCCCGAAGTCGCGCCGCTCATGGCGGGGCTGCGCGCGACGATCGACTCGTTCGTCGACATCGGACTCGGCTACCTCTCGCTCGATCGCTCCTCGGGCACGCTCTCGGGCGGCGAGGCGCAGCGCACCAAGATGATCCGGCACCTCGGATCCGCGCTCACCGACATCAGCTACGTCTTCGATGAGCCGACTGCGGGGCTGCATCCGCATGACATCCAGCGCATGAACGCGCTGCTGAAGCTCCTGCGCGACAAGGGCAACACGGTGCTCGTCGTCGAGCACAAGCCCGAGGTCATCGAGATCGCCGACCACATCGTCGATCTCGGTCCCGGGGCAGGCCGCGCGGGCGGCGAGATCCAATACACCGGGGATGTCGCGGGCCTCCGCGCATCGGGCACCATCACCGGTCGCCACCTCGGCGACCGGGCGCGCCTCAAGGAGTCGACACGGGCGGCGAAGGGAGCCCTCGAGATCCGGGGCGCGACCCAGCACAACCTGAAGAGCGTCGATGTCGACATCCCGCTCGGCATCCTCACCGTGGTCACCGGTGTAGCCGGCTCGGGCAAGTCGTCCCTCATCCACGGCAATGTGCCCTCGTTCGACGACGTCGTGGTGGTCGACCAGGCGCCCATCAAGGGGTCGCGTCGCAGCAGCCCCGCGACGTACACGGGGATCCTCGACGCGATCCGCGCCGCATTCGCCAAGGCGAACGGCGTCAAGCCCGCGCTGTTCAGCGCCAACTCCGAGGGCGCATGCCCCGCGTGCCGCGGACTCGGGGTGATCATCACGACGCTCGGGTTCACTCAGACGGTCGAGACGCTGTGCGAGCTGTGCGACGGCTCGGGGTTCAGCGATGAGGTGCTCGAGTACCTGCTGGACGGCAAGAACATCGCCGAGGTCCTCGCGATGTCGGCAGCGGAGGCAGCCGAGTTCTTCACGAAGGGACCGGCGCACACCACGCTGCTGCGCATGATCGACGTCGGGCTCGGGTACATCACGCTGGGCCAGGCGCTCAACACGCTCTCGGGCGGTGAGCGCCAGCGGCTCAAGCTCGCGATCTCGATGGCCAAGAAAGGTGCGATCTACGTGCTGGACGAGCCGACGACGGGCCTGCACCTCGCAGACGTCGACAACATGCTCAGGATGCTGGATCGCCTGGTGGCAGCCGGCAACAGCGTCATCGTGATCGAGCACCACCAGGCCGTGATGGCGCACGCCGACTGGATCATCGACATCGGACCCGGCGCGGGCCATGACGGTGGCGAGATCGTCTTCGAGGGCACCCCCTCCGACCTGGTGGCCGAGGGCAAGACCCTGACCGCCCAGCATCTCAAGGAGTACGTCGCCCCCGGTCGTTGA